In Betaproteobacteria bacterium, the genomic window GCGGGCGCTGGCGAGGCTGCACGAGCGCCCGGACTACGACTGGACCGTCGAAGAGCTGGCGGTGGCCGTCGGCCTGTCGCGCTCCGCACTGTCGCAACGCTTCACCGACCTGATCGGCCAGCCGCCGATCCAGTATCTGACTCGCTGGCGGCTCACGATCGCCGCACAGCGCCTGCGCAGGGACAACGCGAGCCTCGCCCGCATCGCAGCAGACGGCGGCTACGATTCCGAGCAGGCGTTCAACCGGGCCTTCAAGCGCACCTTCGGCACGACTCCGGCGGCGTGGCGGCGCGAGGCACGCGCTACCGTCGCAGCGGCAATCAGCTGAGTCCAGTCCGCCTTGTCCAGAGCGGGTGCATCCGGGCCTTGTGCGCTTGCATGGCCGCAAGTTTTTTTCCGCTGACGGTCGATTCGGCAGCCACGGCTTCGACTACAGTCATCAGGGCGCTCGCTGCCAAGCCCGGCACGCGGTGGCCCAACGCAAGGAACGAGCACATGAAAATCGTCAAAATCGCGCTTCTTGCCGTTGCCGCCGGGGTTGCCGCGATCCTGCTGATTGCAGCAACCCGGCCGGATACGTTCACTGTCCAGCGCTCCGCTACGATCCAGGCGCCGGCGCAGACCGTGCATGCGCTGATCGAGGACTTCAAGCGCTGGGACGCCTGGTCGCCCTGGGAAAAGAAAGACCCGGCGATGAAGCGCACTTTCGGCGCAATCACCCGCGGCAAGGGCGCAACCTACGCCTGGGAAGGCAATGGCGAGGTCGGCCAGGGACGGATGGAGATCGTCGATTCGGTCTCACCCTCCAAGGTCGCGATCCAGCTCGACTTCGTCGAACCGTTCGAGACGCACAGCTCGGTCCTGTTTGCATTGGTGCCAAGCGGCCAGGGCACCGATGTCACATGGACCATGCAAGGAGGCGTGCCGTACCTTGCCAAGATCGTTCACATGTTCCTCGACATGGATCGTATGGTGGGCAAGGACTTCGAGACCGGATTGGCCAATCTGAAGCTGGCGGCGGAACGGCAAGCCGCGGGCGCAGCAAACGTGGAGACGAAACGATGAAATATTTGTGCCTGGTGTACCTGGACGAAAAGCGGCTGGACGAGCTGCCGGATGAGGACTGTGTCGAATACGACACCCGCATACGCGCCAGCGGCCACTGCCTCGCCTCCGAGGCGCTGCAGTCGATTCAGACGGCGACGACGGTGCGCATGCGCGACGGCAAGGTTTCCATCACCGACGGGCCGTTCGCCGAGACCAAGGAGCAGCTGGCGGGCTTCTACATGATCGAGGCGCAGGACCTGGACGAAGCGATCCGCCTGGCCTCCGAAATTCCGCCGGCACGCGTCGGCTGCATCGAAGTACGCCCGATCCGGCCGATCCGCGAGACCGTCGCCTTGGCCAAGACGCAGGCATCCGAATCCGGTGCATAGAGGAGACGACACGATGGCAACGCAGGCAACGACACGCGCCCGCAGCGCGTCCGGCGGTTCCCCGGCGGGCAAACGCACGCTCGTTCTCGTGGCGACGCGCAAGGGCGCATGGCTGTATCGAGGCGACGCGGCGCGGGAAACCTGGCGGGTCGAAGGACCGCATTTCCTCGGCCACGTCATCAGCCACCTGGTGCTCGATCCGCGCGACGGCCGCACGCTGCTGGCCGCCGCGAAGACGGGCCATCTCGGGCCGACCGTGTTCCGCTCCACCGATCTCGGCCGCAGCTGGAAAGAAGCAGCCAAACCTCCGGCATTCGCGCGCGCGGCGAACGAAGAGAGCGCTCGCGCCGTCGACCACACGTTTTGGCTCACCCCTGCCCCCGCTTCCCAGCCGGATGTCTGGTATGCGGGTACGTCGCCGCAGGGCCTTTTCCGTTCGCAGGACGGCGGGGTGAGTTGGGAGCCTTTCTCCATGGTGAACGACGATCCGAACTACCGCAGGTGGATGGGCACGGTCCAGGACGGCACGCCGGACGGGCCGAAGCTGCACTCGATCATCGTCGACCCGCGCGATCCGGATCATCTCTACTTCGCGATGTCGGGCGGCGGCGTGCACGAATCCAGCGACGGCGGCCGCAGCTTCGCGCCGCTGCTCGACGGCCTCGAGGTGGTCGCAGGGTTCGACAACAGCGAGCCGACCTTCCACGATCCGCATTGCGTGCGCCTGTGCCCGAGCGATCCCGACCGGCTGTACCAGCAGAACCACTGCGGCATCTACCGGCTCGACCGGCCCTCGAAGCGCTGGGTGCGGATCGGAAAGAGCATGCCGGCCGACATCGGCGACATCGGCTTCCCGATGGTGGTGCATCCGCGCAATGCCGACACCGCCTGGGTGTTGCCGATGGACGGCTCGGACGTGTGGCCGCGCACCAGCCCGGGCGGCAAGCCCGCAATCTATTGCACACGCAACGGCGGCGAGAGCTGGGAGCGACTCGATGCGGGGCTGCCGCGCGAACAGGCCTGGTGGACGGTCAAGCGCCAGGCGATGTGCGTCGATGCGGCCGATCCGGTCGGGCTCTATTTCGGCACCACCAGCGGCGAGCTCTGGGCGAGCAGCGACGAGGGTCGAAACTGGCGCTCGATCGCACGCCATCTGCCCGAGATCTACGCGGTCGAAACGGCCGAGCTGCCCGGGTGATGAAGGTGCTCATCCCGAGCGCGCTGCGTTCGTACACCGAGCGAGCCGAAGCGCGGGCGAGCGGCGAGACGCTCGCTGCGCTGCTCACCGATCTGGACCAGCAGTACACCGGCATCCGCTTTCGAATGATCGATGAGCAGGAGCGCATCCGGCGGCACATCCGCATCTTCGTCAACGGCACGCAGGTGCGCGACCTCGGTCATCGGCTTGCGGAAAGCGACGAGGTCGTGATCGTGCAGGCGCTCAGCGGCGGATAACCTTGAGACGTGTCCGTTCTGCGCCGAGGTCCGCGCATGGATGCAGGGCCTCGAATCGCCGGAAGCGGGAATACAATGAGTCCTGGATTCCCGCTTGCGCGGGAATGACGCCGCGCTGGGATGCGAACTGCGTCACGCGCAGATGCGAATCGGATGTCGTCGCTCCCACTGTAGCGGAAGCGACCTCCCGTGAAAACGGGAGCCCAGGACAAGCCGGACTCCCGCAATACGACTGTGCCGGACCCTGATGCGAAATCCGGTAGACCCCAGCCGATTACTTCTTCATCATGTCCTTCTTCATGTCGTCCTTCTTCATCTCGTCCTTCTTCATCCCGTCCTTTTTCATGGCGTCCTTCTTCATTCCGTCCTTCGCCATGCTGTCCTTCTTCATCGCGTCTTTCTTCATGTCGTCCGCGGCTACCGCCATCCCGGCGCCGAGCGTCAATGCGACCGACATGATCACTGCGAGCAATGCTTTCATGGGTGTTCTCCTTTTAAGTAACGCGATCAATGCGCACGCTGGCCACTCCTGGCGGTGCGCGTTCGAGCGCCCGGCGAAGCTCCTCAGCTTCCTCCGAACCAGTTGTACCCCTGGTCTTCCCAGTAGCCGCCGGGGTAGGTGTTGGTGACGAAGATCGCCTGCACGTGTTTGGGATTCTTGTAGCCGAGCTTGGTCGGCATGCGGATCTTCATCGGATAGCCGTATTTCGCCGGCAGCGTCTCGCCGTCGAAGGCGAGCGCGATGATGGTCTGCGCGTGCAAGGCCGTCGGCATGTCGATCGAGGTGTGGTAGCCGTCGGCGCACTTGAAGCCGACGTACCTGGCGCCGAGATCCGCGCCGACGCGGCGCAGGAATGCAGCCAGCGGCACCCCGCCCCATTTGCCGATCGCGCTCCAGCCTTCCACGCAGATGTGGCGGGTCACTTGGCTCTCATGCGCGAGCGCATCGAGTTGCGCCAAAGTCCAGGCGCTCTTGTCGGCCACGAGACCGCTCACTTCGAGCCGGAAGCGCTCGCCGTCGACTTGCCGCACCTCGTCCTCGGAATAGAAGGCGTTGAACGGAAACGGCCGCGTGATCATCGATTCGGGGTAGGTCGGCGCCAGCTGGTCGGGGTCGAAGATCGCCGCCTGCATGCGGTCGTTGAAGCGCGACACCGCGGTCAGCACCTTCTGCACCGATGCGTCGTCGGTGACGGCGCAGCCGGTGAGCATCGACAAGCCGCCGAGCGTCAGGCCGCGCTTGAGGAATGCTCGCCGCGCCGGCGAAGGCATCTCGCGCAGCGCGTCCTTGACGATCTCCCGCGCGCGCGGGTCGGGTCGGTGTAATGTCAGCAGCTTGCTCATCGGTGGCATCGTTCCATTGGTTCCTATGCGCTCTAGCGGCCGCGAATCATGGCGAGCAACGTGCGCGGCACCAGCGCCACCATGGCGAGATGCACCATGACGAAAGCGACCAGGAACGTCATGGAGAAGAAGTGGACATAGCGGGCGGCCTCGTAGCCGCCCATCAATTCGCGCAGCAGCGGAAACTGGACGTTCTTCCACAGCACGAGGCCCGACAACACGAGCAGCAGCAGATCCAGCCACGCGAACAGGTAGGCCGCCTTTTGCACCGTGTTGTAACGGCTCGGATCGGCATGGGCGAGCCGGCCGCGCAGCGCGGCCGCCAGATCGTGCAGGAACGCCCGCGGCGAGAGCGGATAGAACTTGCGCCGGATGCGACCGGTTAGCGCGTTGAGCAGCAGGTAGACGACGCCGTTGACGGCCAGCAGCCACATCGCGGCAAAGTGCCACTGGATCGCGCCGGCGAGCCATCCGCCGAGCGTGATCTCGTTCGGAATGCGGAAATCGAACAGGGGCGATGCATTGTAGATGCGCCAGCCGCTGGCGACGAGGATCAGGACGGCAGCCGCATTGATCCAGTGCGTGATCCGAAGCCAGACCGGATGAATCGTCGGACGGATTGTCGTGGCCGCATCCATCAGGGTCGTCTCCATCATGCCGCTGCGCACAGACCGGTGGAAACCGCTTGCAGCACCTCGCCGGAACGGGTGTCCTGGACGAACGCTGCCACGGCAACGCCCTTGGCTGCCTGTTCGGGCGTGAGCTGCAGCACCCGCTCCAGCGTCGCGGCACCGGACCTGACCGGTACGGGTCCGAACCAATGGCGCACGACGTGATCGTGTGCGAGCACGGCGCCGCGATTCTCACCGGCGCCGATGCGGTTGCTCAGACCGCTCTCGGTCACCGCCGCGTGGAGCGCGAGTGGCGCACCCGACTGGCCCGGCCGCGCATGCCCGACCCGAAGCGCGATCCGGAGCCTTCCGTTCTCGGAGGGGGTGACCGCGATCCGAATGTCGGCCGAGGCGGCCCGTGCGTTCTGCGTGCGAACCGAGGCTTCGACGCGCGCGCGGTCGCGGATCTCCTGGCCGTTGACGAAGAAGTGAGGCGTGTACAGCGCGCGGCCGCCGTTCGCGGCCACCAAGGCGCGCTGCCGGGCGGTGAAGTCCGCACGCGCGAACGGGTCCTTCCAGCCGATGTAATCCCAGAAGTCGACGTGCAGCGCGAGCGGGACGATATCCCGGCCGAGCGCGAACCCGTTCGCATCCGATGCCAGCCGGGAAAGCTGCCGGTCGGCGGGCGGGCAGCTGGAGCAACCCTCCGAGGTATAGAGCTCGACCAGGGCGGCGCGGTGCGGGCCGCTCTCGGCGCGGCATTCCTGCGCGCTCGCCGCCCCCGCGATGAACATCGCGGTCAGTGCGGCGCCCCAATACCCTGCAATCCCCATGACCATCCTCGCAAGACCATTGCGCCTCGGTCGGACGGGGGAAGTGAAACTTACATGCTCATTCGCCCTTGATGCCGGCTTCGCGGATGACCTTGAGCCACTTGTTCTGCTCCGACACCATCAGCTTGCCGAACTCGGCCGAGCCCATCTTCACCACCGCCCCGCCCTGTTCCGCGAGCTTGCCCTGGAAAGCGGGCGTAGAAATGACGTCCATCGTCTCGGCATGGAACCGCCCGATGATGTCGGCGGGGGTCTTCGGCGGCGCGAAGATGCCCCACCAGATGCTCGACTCGTAACCGGGCACCGTCTCGGCGATCGTCGGCACATCGGGAAACTTGGGGCTGCGCGCGCGGCCGCCGACCGCGATCAGCTTGAGCCGGCGGTTCTGAACGAACGGCATGGCCGTCACCAGCGAGCTGAACTGAAGCTGCGTGTGACCAGCCACGACATCGGCCGTCGCCGGCCCGCCGCCCTTGAAAGGCACGTGGATCAGGTTCACCCCGGTCATGAGCTTGAAGAGCTCGGTGTTCATGTGCGGAAAGCCGCCGATGCCGGAGGAGGCATAGAAGATCTCGCCCGGTCGCTTCTTGGCCAGATCGATCAGGTCCTTCACGGTCTTCACCGGAAACTGGGGATGGACCACCAGGGCGCTGTCGCCGAAGCCGATCAGCGCGGCCGGCTCGAACGAATTGACCAGGTCGACCGGAACCTTCGGTTTGTCGATGAGAAACCCATACGCGGTGGATGTCATCATGAAGGTGTAGCCGTCCGGCGGTGCGGCGGTCGCAATCTGCAGACCGACGATGCTGCCGGCGCCGGCGCGGTTATCGATGATGACCTGCTGCTTGAAGCGATTGGTCAGCTCGGCGGCGAGCAGCCGCCCGACGATGTCGGTGCTGCCGCCCGGCGGCCAGGGAATGATGATGCGGATGGTCCGCTCGGGCCACGCCGCCTGCACCGGGAGTGCGCACCACGCTCCGCACGCGAGCACGAGGAACCCCTGCAACCAACGGCGTCGATTCGTCATCTTGCCCTCCCGCATGAAAGCCGGCTATCGGCGACACGAGCAGCGTACCACGCACGCACCCGTGTGCGCAGCCGGAAAGCCGGACGATGGCGGCGCAGGCGATTGAGCTACCATAGTAGCTCGCGCGGCACAGACATGAAAGCCGCAGGCAGCGTCGTCGACTTCTGTTGACGTTCCATGAGGGCGAACCCGCATGTCGAACGATATCGCGATCGTGTCCGCCGCCCGCACGCCGATGGGCGCTTTTCTCGGCGAGCTNNNNNNNNNNNNNNNNNNNNNNNNNNNNNNNNNNNNNNNNNNNNNNNNNNNNNNNNNNNNNNNNNNNNNNNNNNNNNNNNNNNNNNNNNNNNNNNNNNNNNNNNNNNNNNNNNNNNNNNNNNNNNNNNNNNNNNNNNNNNNNNNNNNNNNNNNNNNNNNNNNNNNNNNNNNNNNNNNNNNNNNNNNNNNNNNNNNNNNNNNNNNNNNNNNNNNNNNNNNNNNNNNNNNNNNNNNNNNNNNNNNNNNNNNNNNNNNNNNNNNNNNNNNNNNNNNNNNNNNNNNNNNNNNNNNNNNNNNNNNNNNNNNNNNNNNNNNNNNNNNNNNNNNNNNNNNNNNNNNNNNNNNNNNNNNNNNNNNNNNNNNNNNNNNNNNNNNNNNNNNNNNNNNNNNNNNNNNNNNNNNNNNNNNNNNNNNNNNNNNNNNNNNNNNNNNNNNNNNNNNNNNNNNNNNNNNNNNNNNNNNNNNNNNNNNNNNNNNNNNNNNNNNNNNNNNNNNNNNNNNNNNNNNNNNNNNNNNNNNNNNNNNNNNNNNNNNNNNNNNNNNNNNNNNNNNNNNNNNNNNNNNNNNNNNNNNNNNNNNNNNNNNNNNNNNNNNNNNNNNNNNNNNNNNNNNNNNNNNNNNNNNNNNNNNNNNNNNNNNNNNNNNNNNNNNNNNNNNNNNNNNNNNNNNNNNNNNNNNNNNNNNNNNNNNNNNNNNNNNNNNNNNNNNNNNNNNNNNNNNNNNNNNNNNNNNNNNNNNNNNNNNNNNNNNNNNNNNNNNNNNNNNNNNNNNNNNNNNNNNNNNNNNNNNNNNNNNNNNNNNNNNNNNNNNNNNNNNNNNNNNNNNNNNNNNNNNNNNNNNNNNNNNNNNNNNNNNNNNNNNNNNNNNNNNNNNNNNNGAGGTGAACGAGGCGTTCGCCGTGGTCACCATGGCGGCGATGCAGGATCTGGCGCTCCCGCACGAAAAAGTGAACGTTCATGGCGGCGCGTGCGCGCTGGGCCATCCGATCGGCGCCTCGGGCGCACGCATCCTCGTCACGCTGCTCGCAGCCCTGAAGAAATACGACTTGCGCCGTGGCGTGGCGTCGCTGTGCATCGGCGGCGGCGAAGCGACTGCGATGGCCGTGGAACGGCTCTAGTGTGGTGAATCTTGAATTCGTCGTAATTCGTCATTCCCGCGCAAGCGGGAATCCAGAACGAGACTCCACCTGGGCCCCCGCGTTCGCGGGGGTGACGAACTTCTGACTCGGGACACTAGTAACAGGGAACAGGAAGAGGACAGGATGCCGGCACCGATCGAGTTCTACTTCGACTTCTCCTCGCCCTACGGCTACATTGCAAGCACCCGCATCGACGCGATCGCGGCCAGGCACAGCCGCACTGTCAACTGGCATCCGGTTCTCCTCGGCGCCGTGTTCAGGGTGACCGGCGGCGCGCCGCTCGCCAGCATTCCGCTCAAGGGCCCTTATTCCGAGCGCGACATGGCGCGCACGGCGCGGCTCATGGGCATAGCGTTCAAATTGCCCTCGAAATTTCCTATCCCCACCCAGGCGGCGGCGCGCCTGATGCTGTGGGTGCAAGGCGCCGATCCACAGGGTGCGAAGCGGCTTGCGGCAGCGCTTTATCGCGGCTACTTCACCGAAGACCAGGACATCTCCGACCCGGCGACCTGTGCCGACATCGCGGCGCAGTGCGGCCACGAGCGCGAACAGGCGCTGGCCGGGTTGAACGACGCGGGCGTCAAGGACAGGCTGCGCGCCGAAATCGACGCTGCCATGGCGCGCGGCGTGTTCGGCTCGCCCTACTTCATCGTCGACGACGAACCGTTCTGGGGTGCCGACCGTCTCGACCAGGTGGAGCGCTGGCTCGCGACCGGCGGCTGGTAATGAGCGTACTGAAGTCGCGCCTGCGCCCGGACTCGGACGAGTACCGCGAAAACGCGGCTGCGATGCAGGCGATAGTCGCGGACCTACGCGACAAGCACGCTCGCGTCCGGATGGGCGGGGACGCTCTAGCACGCGAACGTCATAGCGCCCGCGGCAAGTTGTTGCCGCGTGAGCGGATCGCTCGCCTCATCGACCCGGGGAGCGAATTCCTCGAGCTCTCCGCGCTTGCCGGGTGGGATCTATACGACAACCAGGTGCCGTCCGCGGGCATCATCACCGGCATCGGGCGCGTGCAAGGCGTCGACTGCGTGCTGATCGCCAACGATGCGACGGTGAAGGGTGGCACCTATTTCCCGTTGACGGTGAAAAAGCACCTGCGCGCGCAGGAGATCGCGGCCGAGAACCGGCTGCCGTGCGTCTACCTGGTCGATTCCGGCGGCGCGCACCTGCCCAGCCAGGACGAAGTCTTTCCCGACCGGGACCACTTCGGGCGCATCTTCTACAACCAGGCGACGCTGTCCGCACGCGGCATCGCGCAGATCGCTGTCGTCATGGGCTCGTGCACCGCGGGCGGCGCCTACGTGCCTGCGATGTCCGACGAGACCATCATCGTGCGCAATCAAGGCACGATCTTTCTCGGCGGGCCGCCGCTGGTGCGGGCCGCGACCGGCGAAGTGGTCGATGCCGAAACGCTCGGCGGCGGCGACGTGCACACCAAGACCTCGGGCGTGGCCGATCATCTCGCGCACGACGATGCGCACGCGCTCGAGATCGCGCGCCGCGCCGTCGCCCATCTCAATGCCGGCCAGGGTCACGACCGTCGCGTCGCGGACGCGCGTGCGCCCGCGCCGCAGGCGCATCCGCCCCTGTACGATGCCGCCGAGCTCGCCGGCCTGATACCGACCAGCAGCCGCAAGCTCTTCGACATGCGCGAAGTGATCGCGCGCGTGGTCGACGGCTCCGAGCTGCACGAGTTCAAGCAGCGTTACGGCGCCACACTGGTGTGCGGCTTCGCCCACATCGCCGGTTACCCGGTCGGTATCGTCGCCAACAACGGCATTCTCTTCTCCGAATCCGCCCTCAAAGGCACGCACTTCATCGAGCTGTGCGCCCAGCGCGGCATTGCGCTCGTGTTCCTGCAGAACATCACCGGCTTCATGGTGGGCGAGAAATACGAGAGCCGCGGCATCGCCAAGGACGGCGCCAAGATGGTCACGGCAGTGGCCTGCGCGCAAGTCCCGAAATTCACGGTGATCGTGGGCGGAAGCTTCGGCGCGGGCAACTACGGCATGTGCGGTCGGGCGTTCGGGCCGCGCTTTCTGTGGACGTGGCCGAACGCGCGCATCTCGGTGATGGGCGGCGAACAGGCGGCAAACGTGCTCGCACAGGTGCGGCGCGATGCACTGGAGAAGCAAGGCCGGCAATGGCCGGAAGAGGACGAGGCGCGCTTCAAGCAGCCGATCGCCGAGCAGTATGCGCGCCAATCTCATGCCTGTTACGCCACGGCGCGGCTGTGGGACGACGGCATCATCGAGCCCGCCGATACCCGCCGCATGCTGGCTGCGGGCCTGGCTTTGAGCGCCAACGCGCCCGTCGAGCCGACGCGCTTCGGCGTCTTTCGCATGTGAGCGCACGACTATAATCGCAACCATGAGCTCAGCCTGCGTCCTGCTTCATACTGCTGCCAACGGCGTGGCCACGCTCACGTTCGATCGCCCCGATCTGCACAACGCGATCGACGAGGCCACCATCGCCGAATTCAAGGCGGGGCTGGCGAAAGTCGCGGCCGATCCCGACGTGCGCGTGCTGGTGATCGCGGGCAACGGCAAGAGCTTTTGCGCCGGCGCGGATCTCAACTGGATGCAGCGCACCGCCGACTACGACGAGGCGCAGAACTACCGCGATGCGCTCGAATTCACCGAGCTGCTGGCGGCGCTGGATACGATGCCCAAGCCCACGATCGCGCGCGTGCACGGTCCGGCCTACGGCGGCGGCGTGGGCATCGTCGCGGCCTGCGACATCGCGCTCGGCACGCCGCAGGCGGCATTCATGTTCTCCGAAGTGCGCCTGGGGCTCGTGCCGGCGATGATCAGTCCCTATGCGGTGGCGGCGATCGGCGAGCGCCATGCGCGCCGCTACATGTTGAGCGCCGAGCGCATCGATGCGGCCGAAGCGCTGCGCATCGGGCTGCTGCATGAAATGTGCGATGCGGCCGAGCTGGATGCGCGCATCGGCAAGCTGGTCGAGCAGATGCTGCGCGGCGGGCCGGAATCGATCGCCCGCAGCAAGGCGCTGGTCGCGCGGGTCGCGCACGGCCCGATCGACACGGCCATGAAGGACTACACGGCGCGCACAATCGCAGCAGTGCGGGCGGGAAGCGAAGGCAAGGAAGGCATCGCCGCCTTCCTGGAGAAGCGACTGCCTGCGTGGGTACGGCCGAACGAAGGAGCGAAGCGATGAGCCTTCCGCGCAAGGTGCGCCTGTTCGAAGTCGGGCCACGCGACGGCCTGCAGAACGAGAAGGAAATCGTCCCGGTCGAAGTCAAAGTGGGCCTGATAGACCGGCTCACGCAAGCGGGTCTACCGGTGATCGAAGCCACCAGCTTCGTCTCGCCGAAGTGGATTCCGCAGCTTGCCGATGCCGCCGAAGTGCTTGCCCGGATCGAACGCAAGCCCGGCGTCAGCTACCCGGTGCTGGTACCCAATCGCAAGGGGCTCGACGCCGCCATTGCCGCCGGCTGTGAGGAGATCGTGATCTTCGGCGCCGCGACCGAAACATTCTCCAAGCGCAATACCAACTGCACCATCGCCGAGAGCATCGCTCGCTTCAGTGAAGTCTGTGTGCACGCGCTGGAGCACGGCATCCGCGTGCGCGGCGATGTCTCGGTCTGCCTCGGCTGCCCCTACGAAGGCGACGTCGCACCGGAGCAGGTGAGCGCGGTGGCGCGCGACATGTACGCGCTCGGTTGCTACGAAATCTGCATCG contains:
- a CDS encoding polyketide cyclase produces the protein MKIVKIALLAVAAGVAAILLIAATRPDTFTVQRSATIQAPAQTVHALIEDFKRWDAWSPWEKKDPAMKRTFGAITRGKGATYAWEGNGEVGQGRMEIVDSVSPSKVAIQLDFVEPFETHSSVLFALVPSGQGTDVTWTMQGGVPYLAKIVHMFLDMDRMVGKDFETGLANLKLAAERQAAGAANVETKR
- a CDS encoding YciI family protein yields the protein MKYLCLVYLDEKRLDELPDEDCVEYDTRIRASGHCLASEALQSIQTATTVRMRDGKVSITDGPFAETKEQLAGFYMIEAQDLDEAIRLASEIPPARVGCIEVRPIRPIRETVALAKTQASESGA
- a CDS encoding glycosyl hydrolase, with amino-acid sequence MATRKGAWLYRGDAARETWRVEGPHFLGHVISHLVLDPRDGRTLLAAAKTGHLGPTVFRSTDLGRSWKEAAKPPAFARAANEESARAVDHTFWLTPAPASQPDVWYAGTSPQGLFRSQDGGVSWEPFSMVNDDPNYRRWMGTVQDGTPDGPKLHSIIVDPRDPDHLYFAMSGGGVHESSDGGRSFAPLLDGLEVVAGFDNSEPTFHDPHCVRLCPSDPDRLYQQNHCGIYRLDRPSKRWVRIGKSMPADIGDIGFPMVVHPRNADTAWVLPMDGSDVWPRTSPGGKPAIYCTRNGGESWERLDAGLPREQAWWTVKRQAMCVDAADPVGLYFGTTSGELWASSDEGRNWRSIARHLPEIYAVETAELPG
- a CDS encoding MoaD/ThiS family protein — protein: MKVLIPSALRSYTERAEARASGETLAALLTDLDQQYTGIRFRMIDEQERIRRHIRIFVNGTQVRDLGHRLAESDEVVIVQALSGG
- a CDS encoding pentapeptide MXKDX repeat protein, which translates into the protein MKALLAVIMSVALTLGAGMAVAADDMKKDAMKKDSMAKDGMKKDAMKKDGMKKDEMKKDDMKKDMMKK
- a CDS encoding molybdopterin-dependent oxidoreductase, with amino-acid sequence MPPMSKLLTLHRPDPRAREIVKDALREMPSPARRAFLKRGLTLGGLSMLTGCAVTDDASVQKVLTAVSRFNDRMQAAIFDPDQLAPTYPESMITRPFPFNAFYSEDEVRQVDGERFRLEVSGLVADKSAWTLAQLDALAHESQVTRHICVEGWSAIGKWGGVPLAAFLRRVGADLGARYVGFKCADGYHTSIDMPTALHAQTIIALAFDGETLPAKYGYPMKIRMPTKLGYKNPKHVQAIFVTNTYPGGYWEDQGYNWFGGS
- a CDS encoding cytochrome B, whose amino-acid sequence is METTLMDAATTIRPTIHPVWLRITHWINAAAVLILVASGWRIYNASPLFDFRIPNEITLGGWLAGAIQWHFAAMWLLAVNGVVYLLLNALTGRIRRKFYPLSPRAFLHDLAAALRGRLAHADPSRYNTVQKAAYLFAWLDLLLLVLSGLVLWKNVQFPLLRELMGGYEAARYVHFFSMTFLVAFVMVHLAMVALVPRTLLAMIRGR
- a CDS encoding DUF1223 domain-containing protein; its protein translation is MVMGIAGYWGAALTAMFIAGAASAQECRAESGPHRAALVELYTSEGCSSCPPADRQLSRLASDANGFALGRDIVPLALHVDFWDYIGWKDPFARADFTARQRALVAANGGRALYTPHFFVNGQEIRDRARVEASVRTQNARAASADIRIAVTPSENGRLRIALRVGHARPGQSGAPLALHAAVTESGLSNRIGAGENRGAVLAHDHVVRHWFGPVPVRSGAATLERVLQLTPEQAAKGVAVAAFVQDTRSGEVLQAVSTGLCAAA
- a CDS encoding tripartite tricarboxylate transporter substrate binding protein, with protein sequence MREGKMTNRRRWLQGFLVLACGAWCALPVQAAWPERTIRIIIPWPPGGSTDIVGRLLAAELTNRFKQQVIIDNRAGAGSIVGLQIATAAPPDGYTFMMTSTAYGFLIDKPKVPVDLVNSFEPAALIGFGDSALVVHPQFPVKTVKDLIDLAKKRPGEIFYASSGIGGFPHMNTELFKLMTGVNLIHVPFKGGGPATADVVAGHTQLQFSSLVTAMPFVQNRRLKLIAVGGRARSPKFPDVPTIAETVPGYESSIWWGIFAPPKTPADIIGRFHAETMDVISTPAFQGKLAEQGGAVVKMGSAEFGKLMVSEQNKWLKVIREAGIKGE
- a CDS encoding acetyl-CoA C-acetyltransferase (Catalyzes the synthesis of acetoacetyl coenzyme A from two molecules of acetyl coenzyme A. It can also act as a thiolase, catalyzing the reverse reaction and generating two-carbon units from the four-carbon product of fatty acid oxidation), with the translated sequence EVNEAFAVVTMAAMQDLALPHEKVNVHGGACALGHPIGASGARILVTLLAALKKYDLRRGVASLCIGGGEATAMAVERL
- a CDS encoding 2-hydroxychromene-2-carboxylate isomerase, which produces MPAPIEFYFDFSSPYGYIASTRIDAIAARHSRTVNWHPVLLGAVFRVTGGAPLASIPLKGPYSERDMARTARLMGIAFKLPSKFPIPTQAAARLMLWVQGADPQGAKRLAAALYRGYFTEDQDISDPATCADIAAQCGHEREQALAGLNDAGVKDRLRAEIDAAMARGVFGSPYFIVDDEPFWGADRLDQVERWLATGGW
- a CDS encoding methylcrotonoyl-CoA carboxylase, translating into MSVLKSRLRPDSDEYRENAAAMQAIVADLRDKHARVRMGGDALARERHSARGKLLPRERIARLIDPGSEFLELSALAGWDLYDNQVPSAGIITGIGRVQGVDCVLIANDATVKGGTYFPLTVKKHLRAQEIAAENRLPCVYLVDSGGAHLPSQDEVFPDRDHFGRIFYNQATLSARGIAQIAVVMGSCTAGGAYVPAMSDETIIVRNQGTIFLGGPPLVRAATGEVVDAETLGGGDVHTKTSGVADHLAHDDAHALEIARRAVAHLNAGQGHDRRVADARAPAPQAHPPLYDAAELAGLIPTSSRKLFDMREVIARVVDGSELHEFKQRYGATLVCGFAHIAGYPVGIVANNGILFSESALKGTHFIELCAQRGIALVFLQNITGFMVGEKYESRGIAKDGAKMVTAVACAQVPKFTVIVGGSFGAGNYGMCGRAFGPRFLWTWPNARISVMGGEQAANVLAQVRRDALEKQGRQWPEEDEARFKQPIAEQYARQSHACYATARLWDDGIIEPADTRRMLAAGLALSANAPVEPTRFGVFRM
- a CDS encoding enoyl-CoA hydratase/isomerase family protein (Catalyzes the reversible hydration of unsaturated fatty acyl-CoA to beta-hydroxyacyl-CoA) gives rise to the protein MSSACVLLHTAANGVATLTFDRPDLHNAIDEATIAEFKAGLAKVAADPDVRVLVIAGNGKSFCAGADLNWMQRTADYDEAQNYRDALEFTELLAALDTMPKPTIARVHGPAYGGGVGIVAACDIALGTPQAAFMFSEVRLGLVPAMISPYAVAAIGERHARRYMLSAERIDAAEALRIGLLHEMCDAAELDARIGKLVEQMLRGGPESIARSKALVARVAHGPIDTAMKDYTARTIAAVRAGSEGKEGIAAFLEKRLPAWVRPNEGAKR